One region of Bombus affinis isolate iyBomAffi1 chromosome 5, iyBomAffi1.2, whole genome shotgun sequence genomic DNA includes:
- the LOC126916384 gene encoding uncharacterized protein LOC126916384 isoform X8, producing the protein MMDWGIRRSIMFHVRRRPSDYVPRKRKKKPSGKWNELDYRYEDERLPFSLELNPDGSEIPNGAGVRHRLQPNVTEVGSERPIPIHPSSPSKSTSVPAAAVATVCHTRSPTHAPESTHNYETTFDLDGNVETASLTSSRDGNRTLQNDRQPRGTDPILPAVLEFLEETEETFFHAVITDVEPSAPQFKLAPTYTLYLAARYRASTHYRPELQPTERAHRLTVMLANVASMIQRVIQERYMDASSLALWLANGSELLHMLKNDRHVGAFSTRAQDILTEAVHTAFASLVRCISLELAPAMSQFMADADEPAKEAGVLQIFSSTMALLRRCRVNAALTIQLFSHLFHTINATAFNALVSNANLCVRWFGRRLKARLNALETWAERQGLELASQCHLATIMQATHLLQAPKYNAEELATLSSTCFKLNSLQVRALLQKYQPAADEPRLPAELIENVVRVAESVADTLARADGREIRLEEEPTLALALLLPEDGYSCEVIRGVPPGLAEFLAPLQRDGLCRMAPQPTSSGYWTIYMIDHHNNYRSPSAMSNRSGGYSCHTGPSGAQPEIHVIKLHKSTNGMGLSIVAAKGAGQDRLGIYIKSVVAGGAADADGRLTAGDQLLKVDGQSLVGITQEKAAEYLVRTGPIVTLEVAKQGAIYHGLATLLSQPSPVMTRAHKIRPKSENLEASSQETNEQPSTSHSMGNLLSVPRHAIGSERSIDSVPGAILSSICSKDLEYKYYHNSDLLNSSRLVSNRYCKPFWTISQSKDLRQTCLRDHTPSSLLTHTRTYAEHTDNESVKQQSQREKRENVETVVGGGNSSGDGGNDHGTDLSSNLEHGDRYLQTRDRTISTNNTRASTDQTNHRSKTTSLSFVSEVGQPVPFTQSMKMNAVQTPSIILNSTNSVSTTTALGIKCDNFSLDSIPYIDQTDDTPTSCHPLNEFNEYQSENNNISNNRVIDVTNISRDDFAASNLPRCKNDVMGKYCRCSQHSVIEKRSQIINENGQEASNRQQEYAEANKMTIIGFQALEQRDKNYEIGEKKVEKDISNKENGDSKICMISKTTPNVNNAVNPVLNLDLSGLDSDTSSDISTFNKCWKSPEEVRLGCGGRVAALAKHFSKLGDVEPIHHRPNAIKLLESSKKFSSEPNVASIQIYQKRSDYRFPAIDDINECQSELDLRNSEIKRRYLAPIGLDQMFEKSTIDLLNENGDVNYYCYHNNSADVYKGQSTDGKRKLSLSEQKQVIEQLREVSDLDGARASLLPFRSPSLPSFHVLNKEPDMEVSNSIFVDTESGTASSLSLREIQANIQRFVSSWPTDIGENSVRSENASKPLLLDDKLIKRLANSYPNIEKAKELSRNEDSEQRKQRWCKRKKYRSTNELKRTIDQRGDADKASSFLTNDQQYYRSRNEDSSQDNDNDNKTIYGLKTCKENFIFKDKFQQNPISRVAEKNHFDLLPIKSDQHAPVEIEKETSIIDKDIEIDVKLDQHWKKSVLSKIYPRSSQTHLDIGFFLRPRRMSERDLPSRLGRDATAPQQQIHTSKSVPALHNVGTDGKQQHEVFNPGYSRASSSNSVTPPVTQPPPPMTTINSSTSLRSRSSHNLHDPTKMGTLPPSGLVSRQQSSPNLNPGQTTSNNSSSANVGPSSNILQSNEAERFYQNLSIYRNQDTTTTTTTTTTTTTKQRHSPSQHSDDRNPLQLQKSSRGSQNSLNRPGTFEMNQTRDRPISAYVPQPQQQSYLVGGLSQQGCAAPPRSQSSRDIIRQEAKLQEMQEEVRRRELRGGIPVPLNQYRPTAYNLKTNMSVQSPISSAVRPTKSAGSQPNLGSSPPVTVSSAPSISTSGHVTTRQTGPSNYGYLDAQYGPYMVQYGKSPHVHQHQHQHQSQPQSQHQHPHQHQHQLQLQHQHQHQHQHQHQHQHQNIQQQNLGHIQYGHASMTSTRGKNDLIRLQSNGMLLDYGRDQGTRDIGKLYMDQNQHVAVGSQYYLNSDVRNEHYNDENGINRAQTAPEGSTMSNEIPIRPTLPEEGYPESPPPPPPSTSTHPLYSKQSDSRYTASMQDPPRGGYYPANTTGTTLQPRQYQYSATNPWQREEKEREQARRREAARQWRDQQIAELSALSHRTSQQEEQLRALQLERDFQKRAEEVANQQDDDEESNDLDTENIRVQQSLLRTTVPQDRNNSLEQHHLNLPRTNATNQSIKGNHTGQSVGGSPMHSTNVVSIHTGNGPSQQSSQNIVNTCLQQQQPHQQQQESSGSHFSSDLQHEHTNQMPNNIGQIQMSSLLHLNSSQKPLGLSQSNEEKEMHRRHEEIKRKQVEFDDTQSKKKEEEINKQQQIQQMYQQQHHSQQLQSHLKTQQMLHPSMLRLDSLIINGSSASSTHNTSNDAPLPPERGSSYAVMSQQSTLRSNNANISNIVTLAQPQSTSVKRVSFHDSNANVESVQRSVSSGNSSTSQILAMDVITEDPNNFINDAEILLASPKAPEGSGGAPITGSTPGVIGAQEVYKDPRQRRLAEKQKQQQSSQVGQVPEKLSFKEKMKMFAMETGEDGTPRDKVKISRAQREIDNIGNPTIPTLNSNNHHHHNHHNNNNNNNSSSGSNSSTSNNPNNNNSNSSNINNNSSNRQQ; encoded by the exons ATGATGGATTGGGGAATTAGAC GTTCAATTATGTTCCATGTGCGAAGAAGACCTTCAGATTATGTGCCTCGGAAACGGAAGAAAAAACCTAGTGGCAAATGGAACGAATTAGATTACAG ATACGAAGACGAAAGATTGCCCTTTTCGCTGGAATTGAATCCTGACGGTAGCGAAATTCCAAACGGGGCTGGTGTGCGACATCGGTTGCAGCCAAATGTAACGGAGGTAGGCTCGGAAAGGCCGATACCTATACATCCATCTAGTCCGAGCAAGTCTACATCTGTccctgctgctgctgttgctacTGTTTGCCATACTCGAAGCCCGACACATGCACCGGAATCAACGCACAATTATGAAACAACCTTTGATCTCGATGGAAATGTAGAAACTGCCAGTCTTACCAGTAGCAGGGATGGTAACAG AACGTTGCAGAATGATCGACAGCCACGTGGGACGGATCCGATTTTACCAGCTGTATTAGAATTTCTCGAGGAAACGGAAGAAACATTTTTTCATGCGGTAATCACAGATGTTGAACCATCGGCGCCACAATTCAAATTGGCTCCAACGTATACGCTTTACTTGGCAGCGAGATATCGCGCAAGCACACATTATAGACCAGAATTGCAACCAACGGAGAGAGCTCATAGATTGACCGTGATGTTAGCAAATGTCGCTAGCATGATTCAACGAGTAATACAG GAACGGTACATGGATGCGTCCTCGTTGGCACTGTGGTTAGCAAACGGTTCGGAACTACTACATATGTTGAAAAACGATCGGCACGTAGGTGCGTTTTCAACCAGAGCACAAGATATTTTGACGGAAGCAGTTCATACAGCATTCGCGTCGTTGGTTAGGTGCATTTCCTTGGAACTAGCACCGGCAATGTCACAGTTCATGGCAGATGCAGACGAACCTGCTAAAGAAGCCGGCgttcttcaaatattttcgaGCACGATGGCTTTACTTAGGCGATGCAGAGTAAACGCTGCACTTACCATTCAACTATTTAGTCACTTGTTCCACACAATAAACGCGACCGCGTTTAACGCTTTAGTTTCAAATGCCAACTTGTGCGTTAGATGGTTCGGTCGTAGATTAAAGGCGAGACTAAACGCTCTGGAAACTTGGGCTGAAAGACAAGGCTTGGAACTCGCGAGTCAATGTCATTTGGCAACCATCATGCAAGCGACTCATCTTCTACAAGCTCCAAAATACAATGCGGAGGAACTTGCTACCTTGAGCTCTACGTGCTTCAAGTTGAATTCTCTTCAGGTCAGAGCATTGTTGCAAAAGTATCAACCAGCTGCGGATGAACCAAGACTTCCTGCGGAATTGATTGAAAACGTAGTCAGA GTGGCCGAAAGCGTGGCTGATACGCTCGCACGTGCTGATGGCAGAGAGATTCGACTTGAAGAAGAGCCTACGCTCGCTTTAGCGCTTTTACTTCCCGAGGATGGATACAGTTGCGAAGTTATTCGTGGTGTACCTCCAGGATTAGCCGAATTTTTAGCGCCATTGCAACGGGATGGTCTATGCCGTATGGCACCACAACCCACCAGTAGTGGATATTGGACTATATACATGATAGATCATCACAATAAT tatCGCAGTCCAAGCGCAATGAGCAATAGATCTGGAGGTTATTCCTGTCATACAGGGCCGAGTGGTGCTCAACCCGAGATACATGTAATAAAATTACACAAGTCTACCAATGGAATGGGTTTGAGCATTGTCGCAGCCAAA GGCGCTGGTCAGGATAGGCTTGGAATATATATAAAGAGCGTAGTTGCTGGTGGTGCTGCTGATGCT GACGGCAGATTGACGGCTGGAGACCAATTGCTAAAAGTGGACGGACAAAGTTTAGTAGGAATTACTCAGGAAAA AGCTGCTGAATATTTAGTACGTACCGGACCAATAGTAACATTGGAAGTTGCTAAACAAGGTGCCATATATCATGGTTTGGCCACTTTATTATCACAACCGTCACCAGTAATGACCAGAG CGCACAAGATTCGCCCCAAGTCCGAAAACTTGGAAGCTTCATCGCAGGAAACGAACGAGCAGCCATCTACATCGCATTCAATGGGTAATTTATTGAGCGTTCCAAGGCACGCGATCGGTTCGGAACGTTCGATCGATTCAGTACCAGGTGCGATTCTTTCTTCGATTTGTTCAAAGGACttggaatataaatattatcataattccgatttattaaattcttCTCGCCTCGTCTCAAATCGGTACTGCAAACCATTCTGGACTATTTCACAATCGAAAGACCTGCGACAAACGTGTTTGCGGGATCATACACCGTCGTCATTGTTAACACACACGCGGACTTATGCGGAACATACCGATAACGAGTCGGTAAAACAGCAGTCTCAACGGGAAAAGCGAGAAAATGTAGAAACAGTAGTTGGTGGTGGTAACAGTAGTGGTGATGGTGGTAATGACCACGGTACAGATTTGAGTTCGAATTTGGAGCATGGTGATAGATATTTGCAAACACGCGATCGTACTATTTCGACGAATAATACACGCGCTTCAACCGATCAAACAAACCACAGATCTAAAACGACAAGCTTGTCGTTTGTTTCGGAAGTTGGACAACCTGTTCCGTTTACCCAGTCAATGAAAATGAACGCTGTTCAAACACCGTCAATCATTTTAAATTCGACAAATTCGGTTTCCACGACAACGGCGCTAGGTATCAAATGTGATAATTTTTCTCTCGATTCGATACCTTATATCGATCAAACGGATGACACCCCGACGTCATGTCATCCTTTAAACGAATTCAACGAGTATCAATCGGAGAACAATAACATATCTAATAATCGTGTGATTGATGTAACCAATATTTCACGAGATGATTTCGCTGCATCAAATTTACCACGATGTAAAAACGATGTTATGGGCAAATATTGCAGATGTTCGCAACATTCGGTGATTGAGAAAAGATCACAGATCATAAATGAGAATGGGCAAGAAGCATCGAATAGGCAACAGGAATACGCAGAAGCTAATAAAATGACAATTATTGGATTTCAAGCGTTGGAACAACGAGACAAAAATTACGAGATAGGAGAAAAAAAGGTGGAAAAAGACATATCAAATAAGGAGAACGGTGATTCCAAAATTTGCATGATTTCGAAAACAACTCCGAATGTTAATAACGCTGTAAATCCAGTATTAAATCTTGACTTGTCTGGTCTAGATAGCGATACGTCAAGTGATATATCGACTTTCAACAAATGTTGGAAATCACCGGAAGAGGTGCGCCTCGGTTGTGGTGGTCGCGTAGCCGCGTTGGCAAAACATTTTTCAAAACTCGGCGATGTTGAACCGATTCATCATCGACCTAATGCGATTAAATTATTAGAGAGCTCAAAAAAATTTTCTTCAGAACCTAATGTTGCCTCGATTCAAATTTATCAAAAGCGATCGGATTATCGTTTTCCCGCCATCGACGATATCAATGAATGTCAATCCGAACTAGATTTGAGAAATAGCGAAATTAAACGACGATATCTTGCACCAATTGGATTGGACCAAATGTTCGAAAAATCGACCATAGATCTGTTAAATGAAAATGGTGATGTTAACTATTATTGCTATCACAATAATTCAGCCGATGTGTATAAAGGTCAATCAACAGATGGTAAACGGAAGTTGTCATTGTCAGAACAAAAACAGGTGATAGAACAACTGAGGGAAGTGTCTGATCTCGATGGTGCGAGAGCATCGCTTCTTCCTTTTCGTTCTCCTTCTCTACCTTCTTTTCACGTATTGAATAAAGAACCAGACATGGAAGTTTCAAACAGCATTTTCGTCGATACAGAGTCAGGTACAGCCTCATCGTTGTCTTTGCGTGAAATACAGGCGAATATTCAGAGATTCGTGTCATCATGGCCGACGGATATTGGAGAGAACAGTGTGCGAAGTGAGAATGCAAGCAAACCACTCTTACTCGATGATAAATTGATCAAACGGTTGGCAAATTCCTATCCAAATATTGAAAAGGCAAAAGAATTATCACGTAATGAGGACAGCGAGCAGCGAAAACAGAGGTGGTGTAAACGAAAAAAATACCGTTCCACCAACGAATTGAAACGAACTATTGATCAACGGGGCGATGCTGATAAAGCATCATCGTTTCTCACTAACGATCAGCAGTATTACCGATCTCGAAACGAGGATTCCTCGCAagataacgataacgataacaAAACAATATACGGACTAAAAACTTGCAAAGAAAATTTCATCTTCAAAGACAAATTCCAACAGAATCCGATATCACGTGTCGCAGAGAAAAACCATTTCGATCTTTTACCGATTAAAAGCGATCAACATGCGCCAGTGGAGATTGAAAAAGAAACTTCGATAATTGATAAAGACATAGAGATCGATGTAAAGCTCGACCAACATTGGAAAAAATCAGTTTTATCCAAGATTTATCCAAGATCGAGTCAAACTCATCTAGATATTGGTTTCTTTTTAC GACCTCGTCGCATGAGTGAACGAGACTTACCATCTCGGCTTGGACGCGACGCTACTGCACCGCAACAACAAATACATACCAGCAAGTCCGTGCCAGCATTGCACA ATGTAGGAACGGATGGAAAACAACAGCACGAGGTATTCAATCCTGGTTATAGCAGGGCATCGTCGAGTAACAGCGTTACACCGCCTGTTACGCAGCCACCTCCACCAATGACCACAATCAACAGTTCGACGTCGCTACGTTCTCG CTCGAGTCATAATTTACATGATCCAACAAAAATGGGAACATTACCACCGAGTGGTCTTGTGAGTAGACAACAATCATCACCGAATTTGAACCCTGGTCAAACAACGAGTAACAATAGTTCAAGTGCTAATGTTGGGCCAAGTTCGAATATTCTTCAAAGTAACGAAGCCGAAAGATTTTATCAAAACTTGAGCATCTATCGGAATCAAgacacgacgacgacgacaacgaccaCGACCACCACCACGACCAAGCAACGACATAGTCCCTCTCAACATTCGGATGACAG GAATCCTCTGCAACTGCAAAAAAGCTCGAGAGGTTCACAAAATTCTTTGAATCGTCCAGGAACATTCGAAATGAATCAGACCAGAGACCGTCCAATATCTGCATATGTACCTCAACCTCAACAACAATCTTACCTTGTTGGTGGTCTTTCGCAACAAGGCTGTGCAGCGCCTCCAAGATCTCAGTCATCTCGGGATATAATACGACAAGAAGCAAAGCTCCAAGAAATGCAAGAGGAAGTCAGAAGACGCGAATTACGAGGTGGCATTCCAGTCCCATTGAATCAATATCGACCAACCgcatataatttaaaaacaaataTGTCCGTTCAATCTCCGATAAGTTCTGCCGTCCGACCAACAAAATCTGCCGGTTCCCAACCAAATTTGGGATCAAGTCCACCAGTAACAGTGTCCTCCGCACCATCAATCTCAACATCTGGTCATGTAACCACGAGACAAACGGGACCTTCGAATTATGGTTACTTGGATGCGCAATATGGCCCCTATATGGTCCAATATGGAAAATCCCCACACGTGCATCAACATCAACACCAACATCAATCTCAACCTCAATCGCAACATCAGCATCCGCATCAACATCAACATCAGCTTCAGCTTCAGCATCAACATCAGCATCAGCATCAACATCAGCACCAACATCAACATCAAAATATCCAACAACAAAATCTTGGACATATTCAATATGGACATGCTAGTATGACATCCACCAGAGGAAAAAACGATTTAATTCGCTTACAATCCAACGGAATGTTGCTCGACTATGGAAGAGATCAAGGTACACGAGATATTGGAAAATTATATATGGATCAAAATCAACATGTTGCTGTTGGATCGCAGTATTATTTAAATTCGGATGTACGAAACGAACATTATAATGACGAAAATGGAATAAATAGAGCGCAAACTGCACCGGAAGGAAGTACGATGTCTAATGAAATTCCAATACGGCCTACTTTACCGGAAGAAGGATATCCAGAAAGTCCTCCACCGCCGCCGCCAAGCACTTCGACTCATCCACTTTATAGTAAACAATCGGATTCAAG GTACACTGCGAGTATGCAGGATCCCCCTCGTGGGGGGTATTATCCAGCAAATACAACTGGAACTACGTTACAACCACGTCAATATCAATATAGTGCTACGAATCCATGGCaacgagaagagaaagaaaga gAACAAGCACGTAGAAGAGAAGCTGCAAGACAGTGGCGAGATCAACAAATAGCGGAATTAAGTGCATTATCTCACAGAACATCACAACAGGAAGAACAACTGCGGGCTCTTCAGCTGGAAAGAGACTTTCAAAAAAGAGCTGAGGAAGTTGCCAATCAACAAGACGATGACGAAGAAAGTAATGATTTAGACACCGAGAACATAAGAGTACAACAAAGCTTACTTCGTACAACGGTGCCACAAGATCGAAATAATTCATTGGAGCAACATCACCTCAACTTGCCTAGAACAAATGCAACCAATCAATCTATCAAAGGAAATCATACTGGTCAATCTGTTGGTGGTTCCCCGATGCATTCTACCAACGTCGTGTCGATACATACGGGCAATGGCCCATCTCAGCAATCTTCGCaaaatattgtaaatacttGTCTGCAACAGCAACAGCCACATCAACAGCAACAAGAGAGTTCTGGTTCGCATTTTTCGTCAGATCTTCAACATGAACACACCAATCAAATGCCAAATAATATAGGGCAAATTCAAATGTCATCCTTGCTTCATTTGAACTCTTCTCAAAAACCACTTGGTTTATCTCAATCtaacgaagaaaaagagatGCATCGTAGACACGAGGAGATTAAGCGAAAACAAGTCGAATTCGACGACACTCAATCGAAAAAGAAGGAGGAAGAAATTAACAAACAACAACAAATCCAACAAATGTATCAACAGCAACATCACTCGCAACAATTGCAATCCCATTTGAAAACTCAACAAATGTTACATCCCAGTATGTTACGATTGGACAGCCTAATTATTAACGGATCAAGCGCCTCTT ccACGCATAATACTAGCAACGATGCGCCTCTGCCTCCGGAACGAGGTTCTAGTTATGCGGTTATGTCGCAACAAAGTACCCTGAGGTCGAATAATGCAAACATATCTAATATAGTAACATTGGCCCAGCCGCAGTCAACGTCTGTTAAGAGAGTCTCTTTTCATGACTCAAATGCAAATGTAGAATCAGTGCAACGAAGTGTTTCGTCTGGAAATTCGAGCACAAGTCAAATTCTGGCTATGGATGTTATTACAGAAGATCCAAAT AATTTCATAAATGATGCAGAAATTTTATTGGCATCTCCAAAAGCACCCGAAGGATCCGGTGGGGCTCCAATTACTGGTAGTACCCCTGGTGTAATAGGTGCTCAAGAAGTGTACAA gGATCCCAGACAAAGAAGGCTCGCTGAAAAACAAAAACAGCAACAAAGTTCTCAAGTTGGGCAAGTACCTGAAAAGCTGAGTTTTAAAGAAAAGATGAAAATGTTTGCTATGGAAACCGGTGAGGATGGAACGCCGCGGGACAAGGTAAAAATTTCACGTGCGCAGCGCGAAATAGATAATATTGGGAATCCCACTATCCCTACATTGAATAGCAATAATCACCACCACCACAATCAtcacaataataataacaataataacagcAGCAGTGGCAGCAACAGCAGTACTAGCAACAACCCGAATAACAATAACAGTAACAGCAGTAATATCAATAACAACAGTAGCAACCGACAACAATAG